Proteins from a single region of Neomonachus schauinslandi chromosome 10, ASM220157v2, whole genome shotgun sequence:
- the INSM1 gene encoding insulinoma-associated protein 1, whose translation MPRGFLVKRSKKSTPVSYRVRGGEDGDRALLLSPGCGGARASPPAPSPGPGPLPLRPPGKRPAPPAAAAAEPPAKVAKAPGAKKPKAIRKLHFEDEVTTSPVLGLKIKEGPVEAPRGRAGGAARPLGEFICQLCKEEYADPFALAQHKCSRIVRVEYRCPECAKVFSCPANLASHRRWHKPRPAPAAARASEPETAARAEAREATGGGSDRDTPSPGGVSESGSEDGLYECHHCAKKFRRQAYLRKHLLAHHQALQAKGVPPAPPAEDLLALYPGPDEKAPQEAAGDGEAAGVLGLSASAECHLCPVCGETFPSKGAQERHLRLLHAAQVFPCKYCPATFYSSPGLTRHINKCHPSENRQVILLQVPVRPAC comes from the exons ATGCCCCGCGGCTTCCTGGTGAAGCGCAGCAAGAAGTCCACGCCCGTGTCCTACCGGGTCCGCGGCGGCGAGGACGGCGACCGCGCGCTGCTGCTCTCGCCTGGCTGCGGGGGCGCCCGCGCCTCGCCCCCGGCGCCGAGCCCCGGGCCGGGACCGCTGCC CCTGCGGCCCCCGGGCAAGCGGCCGgcgccccccgccgccgccgccgccgagccGCCCGCCAAGGTAGCCAAGGCCCCGGGCGCCAAGAAGCCCAAAGCCATCCGCAAGCTGCACTTCGAGGACGAGGTGACCACGTCGCCTGTGCTGGGGCTCAAGATCAAGGAGGGCCCGGTGGAGGCGccgcggggccgggcggggggcgcGGCGCGGCCGCTGGGCGAGTTCATCTGCCAGCTCTGCAAGGAGGAGTACGCCGACCCGTTCGCGCTGGCGCAGCACAAGTGCTCGCGCATTGTGCGCGTGGAGTACCGCTGCCCCGAGTGCGCCAAGGTCTTCAGCTGCCCCGCCAACCTAGCCTCGCACCGCCGCTGGCACAAACCGCGGCCTgcgcccgccgccgcccgcgcgTCCGAGCCTGAAACCGCTGCCAGGGCTGAGGCGCGGGAGGCGACAGGCGGCGGCAGCGACCGCGACACGCCGAGCCCCGGCGGCGTGTCCGAGTCGGGCTCCGAGGACGGGCTCTACGAGTGCCACCACTGCGCCAAGAAGTTCCGCCGCCAGGCCTATCTGCGCAAGCACCTGCTGGCGCACCACCAGGCGCTGCAGGCCAAGGGCGTGCCGCCCGCGCCTCCGGCTGAGGACCTACTGGCCTTGTACCCTGGGCCCGATGAGAAGGCGCCCCAGGAGGCGGCCGGCGACGGCGAGGCGGCCGGCGTGCTGGGCCTGAGCGCGTCCGCCGAGTGCCACCTGTGCCCGGTGTGCGGGGAGACGTTCCCCAGCAAGGGCGCCCAGGAGCGCCACCTGCGCCTGCTGCACGCCGCCCAGGTGTTCCCCTGCAAGTACTGCCCAGCCACCTTCTACAGTTCGCCTGGTCTCACGCGGCACATCAACAAGTGCCACCCGTCCGAGAACAGACAGGTGATCCTCCTGCAGGTGCCCGTGCGTCCGGCCTGCTAG